In Rutidosis leptorrhynchoides isolate AG116_Rl617_1_P2 chromosome 2, CSIRO_AGI_Rlap_v1, whole genome shotgun sequence, one genomic interval encodes:
- the LOC139888438 gene encoding uncharacterized protein, translating to MQTINPSHVPIIIKGRIADCGYNVRRLNVDTGSNVDVMYEHCFRQLPVKIRSKMQAPTTILSGFSGESAWPLGCIEFELELVDDNDSTRIRAVPVKSCVVRSYSCYNALLGRVTLQKFGAVPSTVHGMIKFPTKQGIATIRKESGRALCASVTPPKPLPTNEE from the coding sequence ATGCAAACAATTAATCCCTCACATGTGCCCATAATCATTAAAGGTCGCATCGCTGATTGTGGATACAACGTGCGACGGTTAAATGTTGACACGGGCAGTAACGTCGACGTAATGTATGAACACTGCTTCAGGCAGCTACCAGTAAAAATCAGGTCTAAGATGCAGGCACCCACAACTATTCTGTCAGGATTCTCCGGTGAATCAGCATGGCCATTAGGGTGCATCGAGTTTGAACTAGAGTTGGTCGATGATAACGATTCAACCCGCATACGGGCCGTCCCTGTTAAATCTTGTGTGGTGCGTTCTTATTCGTGTTACAATGCACTCCTCGGGCGAGTGACCTTACAGAAGTTTGGTGCGGTACCCTCTACTGTTCATGGCATGATCAAGTTTCCTACTAAGCAAGGCATTGCTACTATTCGGAAGGAGTCCGGAAGAGCGCTATGCGCTTCGGTAACACCGCCTAAACCATTGCCTACAAATGAAGAATAG